The Bacteroidota bacterium nucleotide sequence TTGAATTTATTGCTACAACAACTACTGCAGACCTAATATTCCAACGTGCTGATGCTACAAGTACCAACTTGCTGTTCTATCTTGACAATGTAAAAGTTGAAGAAATTGGTGAGAGTTATAGGTTTGGGTTCCAGGGGCAGGAGAAGGATGATGAGGTTAAAGGCAACGGAAACCACTATGATTATGGGATGAGAATGTATGACCCAAGAATTGGGAGACCATTGAGTATAGACCCTTTGACAGCACAATACCCTGAATTATCACCGTATCAATTTTTTAGTAATAATCCAATTTGGTTTATTGACTTAGATGGTTTAGAAGGGGTTCAGTATTTGGAAACAATGAAAATGAAAGATGGAACTACAGTAACTAAACGAATTGTAGAAGTTGATATATTTGTTGCTACGAGTAAGAATGTTAAATCAATTCATTACAAGAGTGCTGATTTGCCAACTATTGAGTCAAATTTAAAGTCAGAGTATAATAAAGGGTTTAAGGATGCGAGTGGTAATACTGTTGAGTTTAGATTTAATGTTCAGGAATTTGATGCTGATGCAACTACCCCAATAGATAAAGCAAAACAATTACGTAGAGACCCTAATAATGTTGTAAAAGCAAAAGATGGATCAATGGCTCTAAAAGGTTTCGTTTTAGAACGAGGAAAGTTGAAAGGTTCAAAAGGAAGTACAAATACTTTAAGATCTTTGGTTACAATAGATAACAAGGCTACAGACCCTTCTCACACACAAACTCATGAAACAATGCATATCTTCTTAAATTATGACCCAAGTAATAATCCAAGTACGGTAGCAGAGCATGAAACAGCAGGAGGAGCATTTAAATATAAAAGTGTTGATGAAAGCGGAAAGACCATTAGTCCTACCCAAGATGTAAATCAAGGTAATGTTGATGCTATATTGAAATCAGTGCCAGAATTGAAAAGTAAAACTGTAGAGCAAAAATGATATTTATAAAGCTGAAATATTGGTTTTTACTGTTGGCTATTGGATTTCTCAACGGTTGTTCTGCTCAAAATACAGGAGTTAATCATGTACTTGTGTTTAAAGTGGAACATACAAATAGTAAGTATGTAGGCTATTCTTATGTAGCATATTCTCTGCTGGATTTGGAAAAGATTAAGAATTTCAAATCAGTAGATAATGAT carries:
- a CDS encoding RHS repeat-associated core domain-containing protein produces the protein EFIATTTTADLIFQRADATSTNLLFYLDNVKVEEIGESYRFGFQGQEKDDEVKGNGNHYDYGMRMYDPRIGRPLSIDPLTAQYPELSPYQFFSNNPIWFIDLDGLEGVQYLETMKMKDGTTVTKRIVEVDIFVATSKNVKSIHYKSADLPTIESNLKSEYNKGFKDASGNTVEFRFNVQEFDADATTPIDKAKQLRRDPNNVVKAKDGSMALKGFVLERGKLKGSKGSTNTLRSLVTIDNKATDPSHTQTHETMHIFLNYDPSNNPSTVAEHETAGGAFKYKSVDESGKTISPTQDVNQGNVDAILKSVPELKSKTVEQK